Proteins encoded in a region of the Moritella marina ATCC 15381 genome:
- a CDS encoding methyl-accepting chemotaxis protein, whose amino-acid sequence MKKITLKARLVLTASIAVFIGAGVVGTTGYFSSKNRIEHETLSRIESTANSYNKSLTDWLSSKSDTLSSMPDKTPLMMIRSTLKIIKNAGRFENVFFAYPDGQQKNADDVDLPEGNNDPRKWGWYKNASVDKVFMDTPTVAAATGHRVVSISRAMNFYSTYMVIGADVKIDILISNLAQTLIPGDGKIFVVSNEGKIFADVNTALINKTLTDISLDNKYLKNDQPALYHDTINGIESAIYVAPIAGTNLRTIIVIDSARITQDIRDNAFLQLFATLAVSLIVSLLMFFFIKKLLTPLQDVTTSLKEIAAGDGDLTHRLDANNEDEISELSQAFNDVAESQRSLVEEIKNQATTLKSMAEISQSKSHESSNIIKEQQVEVSMVATAVHEMTSATVEIARNAEEAASSAQASSESAKKGMAIISGSIKSIGDLSSGIKETSDVVEELNTHVLEINSILVAIQTIADQTNLLALNAAIEAARAGDAGRGFAVVADEVRTLSQKTHRSTGEIQTTIQTLQDIVGKATVLMQSSEKLALSTVSESDLVAESFSDINVSIQKISDMSTQIATAVEQQTAVTGEISENVNNIHNVADILSENSIDANEQSNVLHTEANKLYDSVSIYTV is encoded by the coding sequence ATGAAAAAAATAACATTGAAGGCTCGATTAGTATTAACCGCATCGATTGCTGTATTTATCGGGGCTGGAGTCGTCGGAACAACGGGTTACTTTTCTTCTAAAAACAGAATTGAACATGAGACGTTATCAAGAATAGAAAGCACCGCAAATTCATACAATAAATCGTTAACTGATTGGTTAAGTTCTAAATCTGATACCTTAAGTAGTATGCCTGACAAAACGCCTTTAATGATGATCCGCAGTACCTTAAAAATAATTAAAAATGCAGGTCGTTTTGAAAATGTATTTTTTGCTTATCCTGATGGTCAGCAAAAGAACGCGGATGATGTTGACCTGCCAGAAGGTAATAACGACCCAAGAAAATGGGGCTGGTATAAAAATGCTTCGGTCGATAAGGTTTTCATGGATACGCCGACCGTTGCTGCGGCAACTGGGCATAGAGTTGTTTCTATCAGTCGAGCCATGAATTTTTACAGCACCTATATGGTGATTGGTGCTGACGTTAAAATTGATATTTTAATTTCCAATTTAGCGCAAACCCTTATTCCTGGTGATGGTAAAATATTCGTGGTATCGAATGAAGGTAAAATTTTTGCAGATGTAAATACCGCGCTTATTAATAAGACATTAACGGATATATCTTTAGATAATAAATATTTAAAGAACGATCAGCCTGCGCTTTATCATGACACGATTAATGGTATAGAAAGTGCTATCTATGTTGCTCCAATTGCTGGCACTAATTTAAGAACAATTATCGTCATCGATAGCGCCCGTATTACGCAAGATATTCGCGACAATGCATTTTTACAATTATTTGCGACCTTGGCAGTTAGTTTAATTGTGTCTTTGTTGATGTTCTTCTTTATCAAAAAATTATTAACTCCGTTACAGGACGTGACTACATCGTTAAAAGAAATAGCCGCTGGGGATGGTGATCTTACCCATCGTCTTGATGCGAATAATGAAGATGAAATTAGCGAGTTGAGTCAGGCCTTTAATGATGTCGCAGAAAGTCAGCGATCGTTAGTTGAAGAAATTAAAAATCAAGCCACAACACTAAAATCGATGGCAGAAATAAGCCAATCAAAATCGCATGAAAGCAGTAACATCATCAAAGAGCAGCAGGTTGAAGTATCGATGGTCGCCACGGCTGTTCACGAAATGACAAGTGCTACCGTCGAAATTGCTCGCAATGCGGAAGAGGCTGCAAGTTCTGCGCAAGCATCTTCTGAAAGTGCAAAAAAAGGAATGGCTATTATCTCTGGTTCAATTAAATCTATTGGTGATCTGTCGTCTGGCATTAAAGAAACATCAGATGTGGTAGAAGAGTTGAATACGCACGTACTGGAAATCAACAGTATCCTTGTGGCGATTCAAACCATCGCCGATCAGACTAACTTACTGGCTCTGAATGCCGCTATCGAAGCGGCCCGCGCAGGCGATGCTGGGCGTGGTTTTGCGGTGGTTGCTGATGAAGTCAGGACATTGTCTCAAAAAACCCACCGTTCTACTGGCGAAATTCAAACAACCATTCAAACGTTGCAAGACATTGTTGGTAAGGCCACCGTATTGATGCAATCAAGTGAGAAACTGGCACTATCTACCGTCTCAGAATCAGATCTAGTGGCTGAATCGTTCAGTGATATTAATGTGTCTATTCAGAAAATTTCTGATATGTCGACGCAAATAGCGACTGCTGTTGAGCAACAAACCGCGGTAACTGGTGAGATATCTGAAAATGTGAACAACATTCATAATGTTGCCGATATTTTATCCGAGAACTCTATTGATGCTAACGAACAGTCTAACGTACTGCATACCGAGGCGAATAAGCTTTATGATAGCGTATCGATATATACGGTTTAA